The genome window TGGAGGACAGCAGTCTGgccctgctgctgcaggactcAGCCTCAGCTGCCTTAttctcctcatcctcatcatcaccaGATTTCTGGTCTTTATCATCTGAGAAAGTCTTCTGCTGCCACATTAAGAACTCTGACATGCAGTCTTTAAGGCGAGGAGTGAAATCTTGATGGGTCATGTTGACTTGGCGGCTGACCTCCACCGTGGCCTCCTTTAGATTCTCATAGTGGCTCTGGATGTTTGTCAGCTCCTCCAGGACGTCTGCAGAGTACAAATCCAAGACCGCCGTGGTCCTCCCGATAAACTCTGCACACACAGTCTTCTTCTTTGGTTTCCTCTGCTTTTGATAGGAGAGAAAATGAGGCATGGCGGTGTAGTGTATGGCTCCGGTTGCAACAAGCTTTTGATATATGTAAACAACATCTAGGTGCCCAGAATCCTCAGAGTCCTTGACAAACTTCTGAATTTGAGGCCAGTCCTTTAGAGCGAATCTGATCTTCACAGGTGGGATGGCAGGCTGCGTGTGGTACAAAGCAAACATCAGATACAAGCCTCCTACCCGGATCTGGTAGCTGTATGGAGGTAGGAAGTACTTCACAGCTGTGCCCAGCGTAATCCTGCAGAATCTCTTCATTTCACTCATACCGATGATACCTATGAAGACATCTGAGAAGCACATCTCCCTCCAAATGGATGAAAACACCTCATACCGGACAGAGTCAGTTAGCTGGAAACGAGCCAGTATTTCCTCCACATCTTCTGTCAGTGGTTCATCGTAAATATCAACGTAAACAGGCTTCGCACGAGGCATCTTGTCCACAAAAGGAAAACCACAGATTAACGCTGAAGGCTTGTCTGAAGGAGGTCTGAGCAGATTCGAGGCAGGTGAGTCTCATAATTGGCAAATTACCTGAAAGCCACGCCTACAAGTGGAAGGAGCCAATCATAGTGAGGTCAGGTGGTGCGCGGCAATATTAAAGAGACAGTTGACTCCAAAATCAATCTCTTACCTGTAGtactatttatcaatctagattgttttggccgggaaatatgtttttttcttgtttagttACTGCacaaaactgctcacaacaagatcTGTGTATCATCTtgaatatcgtcaccctgttaaaataatcgcctaactcatttttccaagttttgcaggaaacacaaaatacttcaccaaaagtgtaacatatgacatttattgatcatttcactcaaaaaggacgtaacaaaggatggctattggcatagtaataacactgtgtgtaaattatgtaacttaagagaaataaatgacttaggcaattttttgaacatgcctttgtgacttaagcaagatatggtaacactttattttgaaggtgtctacataagagtcacacaagcctgtcagaaacatgacatgacaagtatcatgagcattaatgttaattcaaagtgtcattaatgttcatgacacatcccatgtcatgtttatgacacactcatgtcactcttatgtagacaccttcaaaataaagtgttaccatatctagcttaagtcacaaaggcatgttcaaaaaattgcctaagtcacattttattttgacttaggcataataaatacacttaagtcacacacttgacataggccattatcttaaaggggtaaaatcacatgatctgatcaaccgaggatgtaggagattttaccataggtggccggtatcatgaggagatgatttaggcaaaaaaatgacatttttttgcgcgattattttaacagtgtgacaatatgtTCTTTCTTATTTAGTTCCTGCAGAAATCTGCTCACAACAAGATCTGTGTATCATCTTGAATAATCAAGAGTTCCAGGTAGAAGGTTCAACAAACTCTGAGTCTGATTCTGAAATTCTGAGTCTTCCGGTTCTGGAAAAGCTGATCTGAGTTAGTTCAATCTATTTGGAGGAGGTGCACTTTGAGTTTCGTGCGTGAACCACTACTATAAAAAGGCATCATTAATGGTGCCACGATATTATGATTCACCATGACAACAGGTAAAACACATTGTTGAACTTTAAATCCTTACACGAACGTACGGTGAGTAAGAACACgtttttagaagaaaaaaaagcaacacggTTGCAGCTGCAAAgtagagaaaagaataagatttAATCAGAAGTATAatattatagattatatatttCAGAAAACCTGCTTTCTGGAACAGGCCCCAGATCATGATCCCAGAGctgattaaagctgtcagctaaatgtagaggagtaaaatgtacaatatttgcctcgaaatgtagtggagtagaagtataaagttacataaaatgtacataaaagtacctcaaaattgtactttaagtccagtacttgagtaaatgtacatagttactttccaccattgctacctgcctcttctaacttatacatatcagttaagagtcctccttcagacactgtatgaggattaaagggatagtttgtgcattattatacaaaacttggtacaattattgtcaatgccctcctgaggataaccctttaaggttttattgatcggcccctaggtggcactgtggtggcagtctaatttcatatttggtactgTGGCCACACTATTACTTAAGGCAAAAAAtccataggggtggtatagactggcccctgtaacgcacacaccccgatggcaacctctcattgaaaaataaaaactcagtcaaccaaatagtaaagtggtctagcagactgactggtgagccacagctcaacgtggagaccttgtacacaaaacaattacagcgcattactggttcaattttaaatgacaattcccatccattgcacacagagtttcagtaggaaagtggtggaaattcaggatgacaatagattataaaatatttcGCCAGGTGTCACTTGTATTTAacttttcatgagttttggggtatgttcaagcagtgaaaaatgcgatcatttgggaagaacaaaaaaaaaaaaaaaatcaaaatacaaTAGGGGCCttgcaggtcgttgcctgctcgggccctaaaaagcggctaaccctaaaataaaaagccaaaaatacaATGATGAAGATAACACAGGGGTCTTGTTTCATTGTTAAGGGTTTTATTAAGACTTAACAAAA of Centropristis striata isolate RG_2023a ecotype Rhode Island chromosome 12, C.striata_1.0, whole genome shotgun sequence contains these proteins:
- the LOC131982016 gene encoding snRNA-activating protein complex subunit 1-like, which produces MPRAKPVYVDIYDEPLTEDVEEILARFQLTDSVRYEVFSSIWREMCFSDVFIGIIGMSEMKRFCRITLGTAVKYFLPPYSYQIRVGGLYLMFALYHTQPAIPPVKIRFALKDWPQIQKFVKDSEDSGHLDVVYIYQKLVATGAIHYTAMPHFLSYQKQRKPKKKTVCAEFIGRTTAVLDLYSADVLEELTNIQSHYENLKEATVEVSRQVNMTHQDFTPRLKDCMSEFLMWQQKTFSDDKDQKSGDDEDEENKAAEAESCSSRARLLSSIKQKSYGNFQEQSKSRRHRQPEAVDSSSSGAEHVRESASVRRRRPPSLRARTWKSLGVTREECQLQPWLLSAPEHDRVPVKRILQTPPYKP